The Schistocerca cancellata isolate TAMUIC-IGC-003103 chromosome 4, iqSchCanc2.1, whole genome shotgun sequence genome contains a region encoding:
- the LOC126183976 gene encoding trichohyalin-like, translated as MTDLEYWPKEEALHWFYDITILLRPIVKSSTRRSQRGEVNEEKSTRRSQGGEVKEEKSRRRSQGGEVKEEKSRRRSQGGEVKEEKSRRRSQGGEVKEEKSRRRSQGGEVKEEKSRRRSQGGEVKEEKSRRRSQGGEVKEEKSRRRSQGGEVKEEKSRRRSQGGEVKEEKSRRRSQGGEVKEEKSRRRSQGGEVKEEKSRRRSQGGEVKEEKSRRRSQGGEVKEEKSRRRSQGGEVKEEKSRRRSQGGEVKEEKSRRRSQGGEVKEEKSRRRSQGGEVKEEKSRRRSQGGEVKEEKSRRRSQGGEVKEEKSRRRSQGGEVKEEKSRRRSQGGEVKEEKSRRRSQGGEVKEEKSRRRSQGGEVKEEKSRRRSQGGEVKEEKSRRRSQGGEVKEEKSRRRSQGGEVKEEKSRRRSQGGEVKEEKSRRRSQGGEVKEEKSRRRSQGGEVKEEKSRRRSQGGEVKEEKSRRRSQGGEVKEEKSRRRSQGGEVKEEKSRRRSQGGEVKEEKSRRRSQGGEVKEEKSRRRSQGGEVKEEKSRRSQGGEVKEKSRRSQGEVKEKSRRSQGEVKEKSRRSQGEVKEKSRRSQGEVKEKSRRSQGEVKEKSRRSQGEVKEKSRRSQGEVKEKSRRSQGEVKEKSRRSQGEVKEKSRRSQGEVKEKSRRSQGEVKEKSRRSQGEVKEKSRRSQGEVKEKSRRSQGEVKEKSRRSQGEVKEKSRRSQGEVKEKSRRSQGEVKEKSRRSQGEVKEKSRRSQGEVKEKSRRSQGEVKEKSRRSQGEVKEKSRRSQGEVKEKSRRSQGEVKEKSRRSQGEVKEKSRRSQGEVKEKSRRSQGEVKEKSRRSQGEVKEKSRRSQGEVKEKSRRSQGEVKEKSRRSQGEVKEKSRRSQGEVKEKSRRSQGEVKEKSRRSQGEVKEKSRRSQGEVKEKSRRSQGEVKEKSRRSQGEVKEKSRRSQGEVKEKSRRSQGEVKEKSRRSQGEVKEKSRRSQGEVKEKSRRSQGEVKEKSRRSQGEVKEKSRRSQGEVKEKSRRSQGEVKEKSRRSQGEVKEKSRRIFVVATLRCIATILCFGFRPVLCPDVCDCRLEFGTCGSDTCGTGFMLWLRFEWSPCTDCDRFEWSPCTDCDRFEWSPCIDCDRFVLLASDDTEHFDGSACVEWDHFEWSPCVDCDRFVLLANDDTDDFVGSSCIDCNHFDGSSCVECNRFVLLPFDDSDHFVVLPFDDSDHFVGSACDDSDHFGGSSCDDSDHFGGSACDDSDHFGGSACDDSDHFGGSACDDSDHFGGSACDDSDHFVGSPREDSEHLEVSSCESDFHIELHWQSDFFTESLSGNDFHISSHWQYRSEADSRCEDGRYDLRCVVEVLGAAGCIVDVRKC; from the exons TCAACGAGGAGAAGTCAACGAGGAGAAGTCAACGAGGAGAAGTCAacgaggagaagtcaaggaggagaagtcaaggaggagaagtcaaggaggagaagtcaaggaggagaagtcaaggaggagaagtcaaggaggagaagtcaaggaggagaagtcaaggaggagaagtcaaggaggagaagtcaaggaggagaagtcaaggaggagaagtcaaggaggagaagtcaaggaggagaagtcaaggaggagaagtcaaggaggagaagtcaaggaggagaagtcaaggaggagaagtcaaggaggagaagtcaaggaggagaagtcaaggaggagaagtcaaggaggagaagtcaaggaggagaagtcaaggaggagaagtcaaggaggagaagtcaaggaggagaagtcaaggaggagaagtcaaggaggagaagtcaaggaggagaagtcaaggaggagaagtcaaggaggagaagtcaaggaggagaagtcaaggaggagaagtcaaggaggagaagtcaaggaggagaagtcaaggaggagaagtcaaggaggagaagtcaaggaggagaagtcaaggaggagaagtcaaggaggagaagtcaaggaggagaagtcaaggaggagaagtcaaggaggagaagtcaaggaggagaagtcaaggaggagaagtcaaggaggagaagtcaaggaggagaagtcaaggaggagaagtcaaggaggagaagtcaaggaggagaagtcaaggaggagaagtcaaggaggagaagtcaaggaggagaagtcaaggaggagaagtcaaggaggagaagtcaaggaggagaagtcaaggaggagaagtcaaggaggagaagtcaaggaggagaagtcaaggaggagaagtcaaggaggagaagtcaaggaggagaagtcaaggaggagaagtcaaggaggagaagtcaaggaggagaagtcaaggaggagaagtcaaggaggagaagtcaaggaggagaagtcaaggaggagaagtcaaggaggagaagtcaaggaggagaagtcaaggaggagaagtcaaggaggagaagtcaaggaggagaagtcaaggaggagaagtcaaggaggagaagtcaaggaggagaagtcaaggaggagaagtcaaggaggagaagtcaaggaggagaagtcaaggaggagaagtcaaggaggagaagtcaaggaggagaagtcaaggaggagaagtcaaggaggagaagtcaaggaggagaagtcaaggaggagaagtcaaggaggagaagtcaaggaggagaagtcaaggaggagaagtcaaggaggagaagtcaaggaggagaagtcaaggaggagaagtcaaggaggagaagtcaaggaggagaagtcaaggaggagaagtcaaggaggagaagtcaaggaggagaagtcaaggaggagaagtcaaggaggagaagtcaaggaggagaagtcaaggaggagaagtcaaggaggagaagtcaaggaggagaagtcaaggaggagaagtcaaggagaagtcaaggaggagaagtcaaggagaagtcaaggagaagtcaaggagaagtcaaggagaagtcaaggagaagtcaaggagaagtcaaggagaagtcaaggagaagtcaaggagaagtcaaggagaagtcaaggagaagtcaaggagaagtcaaggagaagtcaaggagaagtcaaggagaagtcaaggagaagtcaaggagaagtcaaggagaagtcaaggagaagtcaaggagaagtcaaggagaagtcaaggagaagtcaaggagaagtcaaggagaagtcaaggagaagtcaaggagaagtcaaggagaagtcaaggagaagtcaaggagaagtcaaggagaagtcaaggagaagtcaaggagaagtcaaggagaagtcaaggagaagtcaaggagaagtcaaggagaagtcaaggagaagtcaaggagaagtcaaggagaagtcaaggagaagtcaaggagaagtcaaggagaagtcaaggagaagtcaaggagaagtcaaggagaagtcaaggagaagtcaaggagaagtcaaggagaagtcaaggagaagtcaaggagaagtcaaggagaagtcaaggagaagtcaaggagaagtcaaggagaagtcaaggagaagtcaaggagaagtcaaggagaagtcaaggagaagtcaaggagaagtcaaggagaagtcaaggagaagtcaaggagaagtcaaggagaagtcaaggagaagtcaaggagaagtcaaggagaagtcaaggagaagtcaaggagaagtcaaggagaagtcaaggagaagtcaaggagaagtcaaggagaagtcaaggagaagtcaaggagaagtcaaggagaagtcaaggagaagtcaaggagaagtcaaggagaagtcaaggagaagtcaaggagaagtcaaggagaagtcaaggagaagtcaaggagaagtcaaggagaagtcaaggagaagtcaaggagaagtcaaggagaagtcaaggagaagtcaaggagaagtcaaggagaagtcaaggagaagtcaaggagaagtcaaggagaagtcaaggagaagtcaaggagaagtcaaggagaagtcaaggagaagtcaaggagaagtcaaggagaagtcaaggagaagtcaaggagaagtcaaggagaagtcaaggagaagtcaaggagaagtcaaggagaagtcaaggagaagtcaaggagaagtcaaggagaagtcaaggagaagtcaaggagaagtcaaggagaagtcaaggagaagtcaaggagaagtcaaggagaagtcaaggagaagtcaaggagaagtcaaggagaagtcaaggagaagtcaaggagaagtcaaggagaagtcaaggagaagtcaaggagaagtcaaggagaagtcaaggagaagtcaaggagaagtcaaggagaagtcaaggagaagtcaaggagaagtcaaggagaagtcaaggagaagtcaaggagaagtcaaggagaagtcaaggagaagtcaaggagaagtcaaggagaagtcaaggagaagtcaaggagaa TCTTCGTCGTTGCAACACTGCGGTGTATAGCTACAATACTGTGCTTTGGTTTCAGACCCGTGTTGTGTCCAGATGTCTGTGACTGCCGACTCGAATTTGGAACCTGTGGCAGTGATACATGTGGTACTGGTTTTATGCTGTGGCTCCGCTTCGAGTGGTCGCCCTGCACCGACTGTGACCGCTTCGAGTGGTCGCCCTGCACCGACTGTGACCGCTTCGAGTGGTCGCCCTGCATCGACTGTGACCGCTTTGTGCTACTGGCCAGTGACGACACCGAACACTTCGACGGGTCGGCCTGTGTTGAATGGGACCACTTCGAGTGGTCGCCCTGCGTCGACTGCGACCGTTTTGTGCTACTAGCCAACGACGACACTGACGACTTTGTTGGGTCATCCTGCATCGACTGCAACCACTTCGACGGGTCATCCTGTGTCGAATGCAACCGCTTCGTGCTACTGCCCTTCGACGACAGTGACCACTTTGTTGTACTGCCCTTCGACGACAGTGACCACTTTGTGGGATCCGCCTGCGATGACAGTGACCACTTTGGGGGATCCTCCTGCGATGACAGTGACCACTTTGGGGGATCCGCCTGCGATGACAGTGACCACTTTGGGGGATCCGCCTGCGATGACAGTGACCACTTTGGGGGATCCGCCTGCGATGACAGTGACCACTTTGGGGGATCCGCCTGCGATGACAGTGACCACTTTGTGGGCTCACCACGAGAGGATAGTGAACACTTAGAGGTATCATCCTGTGAGAGTGATTTCCACATTGAACTGCACTGGCAGAGTGATTTCTTCACTGAATCACTCAGCGGCAATGATTTCCACATCTCATCACACTGGCAGTACCGTTCTGAAGCAGACTCGCGGTGTGAGGATGGTAGGTATGATCTCCGCTGTGTTGTTGAGGTTTTAGGCGCTGCTGGCTGCATTGTTGACGTCCGTAAGTGTTGA